Proteins encoded together in one Ipomoea triloba cultivar NCNSP0323 chromosome 4, ASM357664v1 window:
- the LOC116017504 gene encoding uncharacterized protein LOC116017504, which yields MCHQSAVKPSKALEGVHGVHLVSHSPFILEEQKLHGDFHPSTCENLSIGTSNRLTVQRVWEQRPACLRPIRCCVNGDRTPAERMANVLTSLPFIALGIQAPRRNLNCKLYANSLIGVGIASSMYHASRGNLRKYLRWADYTMIATATVCLSRALRNENPKLLMAASAALLPIQPLMVSALHTGMMEVSFAKRAVQDPDLRMAHNVHKVSSLLGGALFIADDMFPETPYLHAGWHLAAAIGVSTCNKLLA from the exons ATGTGTCACCAGAGTGCTGTTAAACCTAGTAAAGCCTTAGAGGGAGTTCATGGAGTACATCTTGTATCCCATTCACCATTTATATTGGAGGAGCAAAAGCTACATGGAGACTTCCATCCGTCAACATGTGAGAATTTGTCTATTGGAACAAGCAACAGGCTTACAGTGCA GAGAGTTTGGGAGCAAAGACCTGCTTGCTTGAGGCCTATCCGTTGCTGTGTCAATG GTGATAGAACTCCTGCCGAAAGAATGGCTAATGTCCTTACTTCTCTTCCTTTTATTGCGCTTGGTATCCAGGCTCCAAG GAGAAATCTCAACTGCAAACTCTATGCAAATTCTTTGATAGGAGTAGGAATAGCCTCCAGTATGTACCATGCATCAAGAGGAAACTTGAGGAAGTATTTGAGGTGGGCTGACTACACAATGATTGCAACAGCAACAGTG TGTCTATCACGGGCCCTTAGAAATGAGAATCCAAAACTTTTGATGGCTGCATCTGCTGCTCTTCTACCTATCCAGCCTCTGATGGTTTCTGCACTTCACACAGGGATGATGGAG GTATCATTTGCGAAAAGAGCAGTCCAAGATCCCGACCTCAGAATGGCTCACAATGTGCACAAGGTATCTTCATTGTTGGGTGGCGCACTCTTCATCGCGGATGATATGTTCCCAGAAACGCCATATCTCCATGCTGGTTGGCATCTTGCTGCTGCCATTGGGGTCAGCACCTGCAACAAGCTTCTCGCTTAA